One genomic segment of Mangifera indica cultivar Alphonso chromosome 6, CATAS_Mindica_2.1, whole genome shotgun sequence includes these proteins:
- the LOC123218399 gene encoding uncharacterized protein LOC123218399: MQSEEIMEDNSTSGSASTEQNSETVIPIDYDKPAEIETRKRHSKLYGAALKGDWHKAEIIFEKHENDDTAKLSKEGDTALHIAAAAGRPYFVEKLVRKMKKEDLAIKNNAGNTAFFLAAASENVAIVKAMIAENEDLIKIKGDNDMLPLVMAAITGNKEMIEYLYEATAEELLDDFNCIELLVSLINHGLYDIASDLVERHPKKAIARDKSQLTALHHLAKMPVQMPVHRFFFDCDLIKVGTRLLIKLCNCVINRCCSALRRGRMTDINTLSLRDRIKEREHRWTDQISLGHRFCKAIVEVLCEVAGEETPPSAFALIRHLWEQVILLDDSEISEIIRKPWPLMFEAAKRGNEKFLDIIWETYPDMMFEVDENHYTIFHFAVMYRHYHVFSFIYNIGPLKDLIVRKTDAKGNNILHLAAKLPPLDRSIIVSGAPVEQMRLEVFWFKKVKKMLCPVDAEAPNDDGKTASALFTEEHEELRKKAEKWTKGIANACIVAATLIATVAFTAGLTVPGGIKEETGTPNFVQRASFIIFAISDTAALLFSSFSIVCFISLFFYPYEERDLERGVAFVSRPIAMLYMGFFLDLHVGLYSLLYSVDLMMLGFCANMFIVFKDGKLWIPILITAMSAFASIIIWRQAAVAFRKRLR; this comes from the exons ATGCAGTCCGAAGAAATCATGGAGGATAATTCTACATCAGGAAGTGCCTCAACTGAACAAAATTCTGAGACTGTGATTCCCATAGATTATGATAAGCCAGCTG AAATTGAAACGAGAAAGAGGCACTCAAAACTGTACGGGGCTGCACTTAAAGGTGATTGGCACAAAGCTGAAATAATtttcgagaaacatgaaaacgATGATACAGCTAAGCTATCAAAGGAAGGGGACACCGCTCTCCATATTGCAGCTGCAGCAGGGCGGCCTTATTTTGTGGAAAAGCTggttagaaaaatgaaaaaagaggaTTTGGCAATAAAGAATAATGCTGGCAATACGGCCTTTTTTCTTGCAGCTGCGTCCGAAAATGTTGCAATTGTCAAGGCTATGATTGCTGAGAATGAAGACTTAATAAAGATCAAAGGTGATAATGATATGTTACCACTTGTCATGGCAGCTATAACGGGAAACAAAGAGATGATAGAATACCTTTATGAAGCTACTGCAGAAGagttattagatgattttaattgCATCGAATTGCTTGTCAGTCTGATAAACCATGGTTTGTATG ATATTGCGTCTGATTTGGTAGAGAGGCACCCAAAGAAGGCAATTGCGCGAGATAAAAGCCAGTTGACAGCATTACATCACTTGGCTAAAATGCCCGTGCAAATGCCCGTGCACAGATTTTTTTTCGATTGCGACCTGATTAAAGTTGGCACGAGATTACTGATCAAACTTT GTAATTGTGTGATAAATAGATGTTGTTCAGCTTTGAGGAGAGGACGTATGACTGATATCAACACGCTCAGCTTGAGGGATCGGATAAAAGAGAGGGAGCATCGGTGGACGGATCAGATCAGCTTGGGGCATCGGTTTTGTAAGGCGATAGTGGAAGTGCTCT GTGAAGTTGCCGGTGAAGAGACTCCCCCTTCTGCTTTTGCCCTAATCAGACACCTTTGGGAACAAGTAATACTATTGGATGACTCTGAAATATCTGAGATTATAAGAAAACCATGGCCACTAATGTTTGAGGCTGCAAAACGAGGAAACGAGAAGTTTCTAGACATAATTTGGGAGACATATCCTGATATGATGTTTGAAGTAGACGAAAATCATTACACCATATTTCATTTTGCTGTTATGTATCGCCACTACCACGTTTTCAgtttcatttataacataggTCCATTGAAGGATTTGATAGTTCGGAAAACAGACGCAAAAGGGAACAACATATTGCATCTGGCTGCAAAGTTGCCACCACTAGATAGATCCATTATTGTATCAGGTGCACCAGTTGAGCAGATGAGGCTAGAGGTGTTTTGGTTCAAG AAAGTGAAGAAAATGTTGTGTCCAGTGGATGCTGAAGCTCCAAATGACGACGGCAAAACTGCTAGTGCTTTATTTACTGAAGAGCATGAAGAGTTAAGGAAAAAGGCTGAGAAATGGACCAAGGGGATTGCAAATGCATGCATCGTGGCGGCAACACTTATTGCTACCGTGGCTTTCACAGCAGGTTTAACAGTACCAGGTGGCATCAAAGAAGAAACTGGGACTCCAAATTTTGTTCAAAGAGCTTCCTTCATAATTTTTGCAATATCAGATACTGCAGCGTTATTATTCTCCTCTTTTTCCATAGTCTGTTTCATATCCCTTTTCTTTTACCCGTATGAAGAAAGAGATTTAGAACGAGGGGTGGCTTTCGTCTCACGGCCGATTGCCATGCTCTACATGGGGTTCTTTCTTGATTTACACGTTGGATTATACTCACTATTATATTCAGTAGATCTAATGATGTTAGGTTTTTGTGCAAATATGTTCATTGTCTTCAAAGATGGCAAGCTATGGATTCCTATACTTATTACGGCAATGAGTGCTTTCGCAAGCATCATAATCTGGAGACAAGCTGCTGTTGCCTTCCGAAAGCGTCTGCGTTAA